One part of the Dysidea avara chromosome 10, odDysAvar1.4, whole genome shotgun sequence genome encodes these proteins:
- the LOC136268411 gene encoding iron-sulfur cluster assembly 2 homolog, mitochondrial-like isoform X1 has translation MAVLFEGLIQVAMRIICQPGKKISSSKPTVMALRYTTGSLSCYLRRSVSNGLTYSVLMWHRRHNTTDSVTDDTTKQHSGLKLTDKCVQRLLEVSEGGKKMLRVTVDGGGCSGFMYKFNLDSSTKNDDKIFERDGARVIIDELSLGFLDGSTVDYHEELIRSSFRIEDIPQAEKGCSCGASFAVK, from the exons ATGGCCGTGTTGTTTGAGGGACTAATACAAGTGGCTATGAGAATCATATGTCAGCCAGGGAAGAAGATATCAAGTTCTAAACCAACAG TGATGGCGTTGAGATACACTACTGGTTCACTATCATGCTACTTGAGAAGAAGTGTCAGTAATGGTCTGACTTATTCAGTACTGATGTGGCATCGAAGGCACAACACTACTGACTCTGTGACGGATGATACAACAAAACAACATAGTGGTCTGAAACTGACGGACAAGTGTGTACAG AGACTACTAGAGGTTAGTGAAGGAGGGAAAAAGATGTTGAGGGTGACAGTTGATGGAGGAGGATGCTCTGGTTTCATGTACAAGTTCAATTTGGATTCCTCCACAAAGAACGATGACAA AATATTTGAGAGAGATGGAGCAAGAGTTATCATTGATGAGTTATCACTGGGTTTCTTGGATGGTTCAACAGTTGACTATCATGAAGAGTTGATACGTTCGTCATTTAGAATAGAAGATATCCCTCAGGCTGAGAAGGGCTGTAGCTGTGGAGCTTCATTTGCTGTTAAATGA
- the LOC136268411 gene encoding iron-sulfur cluster assembly 2 homolog, mitochondrial-like isoform X2 — translation MALRYTTGSLSCYLRRSVSNGLTYSVLMWHRRHNTTDSVTDDTTKQHSGLKLTDKCVQRLLEVSEGGKKMLRVTVDGGGCSGFMYKFNLDSSTKNDDKIFERDGARVIIDELSLGFLDGSTVDYHEELIRSSFRIEDIPQAEKGCSCGASFAVK, via the exons ATGGCGTTGAGATACACTACTGGTTCACTATCATGCTACTTGAGAAGAAGTGTCAGTAATGGTCTGACTTATTCAGTACTGATGTGGCATCGAAGGCACAACACTACTGACTCTGTGACGGATGATACAACAAAACAACATAGTGGTCTGAAACTGACGGACAAGTGTGTACAG AGACTACTAGAGGTTAGTGAAGGAGGGAAAAAGATGTTGAGGGTGACAGTTGATGGAGGAGGATGCTCTGGTTTCATGTACAAGTTCAATTTGGATTCCTCCACAAAGAACGATGACAA AATATTTGAGAGAGATGGAGCAAGAGTTATCATTGATGAGTTATCACTGGGTTTCTTGGATGGTTCAACAGTTGACTATCATGAAGAGTTGATACGTTCGTCATTTAGAATAGAAGATATCCCTCAGGCTGAGAAGGGCTGTAGCTGTGGAGCTTCATTTGCTGTTAAATGA
- the LOC136268412 gene encoding uncharacterized protein isoform X2 — translation MTSQETIPSAPPPPYSATADIPPPAATYPPPPPPKDTTEQTPLIVHQHVYVSESREPAVNHLLHFVLCLLFPPWIFVWLILICIYGC, via the exons ATGACCTCACAGGAGACAATACCATCTGCACCTCCTCCACCATATTCTGCTACTGCCGACATTCCTCCTCCTGCTG CAACTTATCCACCACCCCCTCCACCAAAAGACACTACAGAGCAGACACCATTGATAGTACATCAACATGTGTATGTTAGTGAGAGCAGAGAACCAGCGGTCAATCATCTTCTCCATTTTGTATTGTGTCTTCTGTTCCCACCATGGATATTTGTATGGCTAATCCTCATCTGCATCTATGGATGCTAG
- the LOC136268412 gene encoding uncharacterized protein isoform X1 → MTTLHLLSVYLRILLVSDRLNVRGDWIRNSSYELELKETIPSAPPPPYSATADIPPPAATYPPPPPPKDTTEQTPLIVHQHVYVSESREPAVNHLLHFVLCLLFPPWIFVWLILICIYGC, encoded by the exons ATGACAACATTGCATTTGTTATCCGTATATTTACGGATTCTCCTAGTAAGCGATCGACTGAATGTTCGCGGGGATTGGATCAGGAACTCAAGTTACGAGTTGGAACTAAAG GAGACAATACCATCTGCACCTCCTCCACCATATTCTGCTACTGCCGACATTCCTCCTCCTGCTG CAACTTATCCACCACCCCCTCCACCAAAAGACACTACAGAGCAGACACCATTGATAGTACATCAACATGTGTATGTTAGTGAGAGCAGAGAACCAGCGGTCAATCATCTTCTCCATTTTGTATTGTGTCTTCTGTTCCCACCATGGATATTTGTATGGCTAATCCTCATCTGCATCTATGGATGCTAG